In Salisediminibacterium beveridgei, one DNA window encodes the following:
- a CDS encoding response regulator transcription factor — protein MKTRIMLVDDHPVFRSGLKHILCTETDYHVIAEADDGESAIEMAAEMMPDIIVMDISMPGLDGIEVTREIKKKLPGIRVLMLTMYSDEAFLKESLDAGASGYVLKRAVDTELVHAVKLVMNGEHYIYPTLIPKLYNANQAPQASDSSNDEQIQFSQREKEVLKYIALGYTQKEISTELFISIKTVDTYKKRVMDKIGSKKKSALVRYALKNNIISNSL, from the coding sequence ATGAAAACACGTATTATGCTGGTTGATGACCATCCTGTATTCCGTTCCGGCTTGAAACACATTCTCTGTACGGAAACGGATTATCACGTGATCGCTGAGGCGGATGATGGCGAGTCTGCCATCGAGATGGCCGCTGAGATGATGCCGGACATTATCGTCATGGATATCAGCATGCCGGGCCTTGACGGCATTGAAGTCACCCGCGAGATCAAAAAGAAACTTCCCGGCATCCGTGTACTGATGCTTACGATGTATTCCGACGAAGCCTTTTTGAAAGAATCCCTCGATGCAGGTGCTTCCGGTTATGTGCTGAAACGGGCTGTCGATACTGAGCTTGTCCATGCCGTGAAACTGGTCATGAACGGGGAACATTACATCTACCCGACCCTGATTCCGAAACTTTACAATGCCAACCAGGCGCCACAGGCATCGGATAGTTCCAACGATGAACAGATTCAATTCAGTCAACGGGAAAAAGAGGTTCTCAAATACATTGCCCTTGGCTATACGCAAAAAGAAATTTCAACGGAACTCTTCATCAGTATCAAAACCGTCGACACGTATAAGAAAAGAGTCATGGACAAGATCGGCTCCAAGAAAAAATCCGCCCTCGTCCGTTACGCGCTCAAGAACAACATCATCAGTAACTCCCTTTGA
- a CDS encoding VanW family protein yields MQWNLIASEKIKPKERSRLRIFAGTKYYRLKRRIEYLTDQKRYASSIEERTLPYLHKTHKTILRRELKDVDMWYQENKITNLQIAINKLNGVVVYPGETLSYWKLIGSTSKRKGYQKGMVLHYGSYKSGTGGGLCQLSNLIYWITLHTPLTVVERHRHSYDVFPDSKRTQPFGSGATCAYNYLDLQIRNDTDQPFQLCFELTETHLHGEWRSVLPPSMTYEVYQKDHRITHEHWGGYVRHNTIYRKVFNGQGKQIDDEYITENHALMMYHPLLTHSESEVQSTDE; encoded by the coding sequence ATGCAGTGGAATCTGATTGCATCAGAGAAAATCAAGCCGAAAGAAAGAAGTCGTTTGAGAATTTTTGCCGGTACAAAATATTACAGATTGAAAAGGCGGATCGAGTACTTGACCGATCAAAAAAGGTACGCCTCGTCGATTGAAGAGAGAACATTACCATATTTACACAAAACGCATAAAACGATTCTGAGGCGAGAGTTGAAGGATGTGGACATGTGGTATCAGGAAAATAAAATCACCAATCTCCAGATCGCCATCAATAAGTTAAACGGGGTTGTCGTTTATCCCGGAGAAACGCTGTCTTATTGGAAACTTATTGGTTCCACATCCAAAAGGAAGGGGTATCAAAAAGGGATGGTGCTCCACTATGGCTCTTATAAATCAGGGACAGGCGGTGGATTGTGTCAGCTCTCCAATCTGATTTACTGGATCACGCTGCATACCCCTTTGACAGTTGTTGAACGTCATCGCCACAGTTATGATGTCTTTCCAGACTCGAAACGAACGCAACCCTTTGGCAGTGGTGCAACTTGCGCGTATAACTACCTGGATCTGCAGATTCGAAACGATACGGATCAGCCATTCCAGCTTTGCTTCGAACTGACAGAGACCCATCTTCACGGAGAATGGCGATCCGTTTTGCCTCCTTCGATGACCTACGAAGTCTATCAAAAAGATCATCGGATTACCCACGAACATTGGGGAGGTTATGTCAGACACAATACGATCTACCGAAAGGTATTCAACGGGCAAGGAAAGCAGATCGATGACGAATACATCACGGAAAATCATGCCTTGATGATGTATCATCCTTTACTGACCCATAGTGAGAGCGAAGTGCAGTCAACAGATGAATGA
- a CDS encoding DegV family protein translates to MEVLNHRHFYEMLMSGAHEIIDHQKELNAINVFPVADGDTGNNLAYLMQMIMREGRWNDSSIETLETIKKACMRGSRGNSGMIFSQFIITMCNFLIRHQELNMEKFLDMCDESVESAVSAVSIPEEGTVLTVMKAWVESMKQESSTTTSIEAVLKKSYPEANLALEKTKSQMEVFRIHDVVDAGAKGFIHFLHGLIERKDVKADEDTESRSSLLLDETAHVMHESDELTFRYCSEFLIELKNGEDITSLKAHMADFGDSIVMVNDNDLGKVHIHTNEPADIAEMLVKKGKVVYQKVEDMKRQYESIYQRKAPIALVVDSACDLPKEWMDEHQIHMIPLNLEVNESTYLDKVTLEAGSFYELLDAGTDQPKSSQPSLLSVETLYQSLLMQYDSVISLHVSQKLSGTFDVCQKAAENIDPSRIHVVNSKTLSGAFGLLAYETAREIEKGKSFDEVKEALREWIPKSEILVSVKTLKHMIRGGRVSPLQGKVARLLNMKPIVSIDSEGNSLLYGKTFFSSSSLGKMYKQIQSIHDQHGIHEYVLLHAGSPEMMAECQEAMERITGSEPLYTTSVSPVIGGNAGKGAVSIAMILKEDNLRNGA, encoded by the coding sequence ATGGAGGTTCTCAATCACCGGCATTTTTACGAAATGCTCATGTCCGGAGCTCATGAAATCATTGATCATCAGAAGGAGTTAAATGCGATTAACGTCTTTCCCGTTGCTGACGGGGATACAGGGAATAATCTGGCCTATCTGATGCAGATGATCATGAGGGAAGGGAGATGGAATGATTCATCCATCGAGACCCTGGAAACAATCAAAAAGGCTTGTATGCGCGGATCCAGAGGCAATTCAGGGATGATCTTCTCCCAATTCATTATTACGATGTGTAATTTCCTGATCCGCCATCAGGAATTAAATATGGAGAAGTTTCTCGATATGTGTGATGAGTCGGTGGAGAGCGCGGTCAGTGCCGTCTCGATCCCGGAAGAAGGAACGGTGCTCACCGTCATGAAAGCCTGGGTGGAGAGCATGAAACAAGAGAGCTCAACGACAACCAGTATTGAGGCTGTTTTGAAAAAATCTTATCCTGAAGCGAATCTCGCACTTGAAAAAACGAAATCGCAAATGGAGGTCTTTCGCATCCATGACGTCGTGGATGCAGGGGCGAAGGGATTCATTCATTTTTTGCACGGCTTGATTGAACGAAAAGATGTGAAAGCAGATGAAGACACGGAGAGCCGCTCTTCTCTTTTGCTCGACGAAACGGCCCATGTGATGCACGAGTCCGATGAGCTCACGTTCCGCTATTGTTCGGAGTTTCTCATTGAACTGAAGAATGGGGAAGACATCACTTCATTGAAAGCGCATATGGCTGATTTCGGCGATTCGATCGTCATGGTCAATGACAACGATCTGGGGAAAGTGCATATTCACACCAATGAGCCGGCAGATATTGCGGAAATGCTCGTGAAAAAAGGGAAGGTTGTCTATCAGAAAGTGGAAGATATGAAACGTCAGTATGAAAGCATCTATCAGCGGAAAGCACCGATCGCTTTGGTGGTTGATTCTGCCTGTGACCTCCCTAAAGAGTGGATGGACGAGCATCAGATTCATATGATTCCGTTAAATCTCGAAGTGAATGAGTCCACGTATCTGGATAAGGTAACGCTTGAAGCAGGTTCATTTTATGAACTGCTCGATGCCGGAACCGATCAGCCGAAGAGTTCCCAGCCTTCCCTCCTAAGTGTGGAAACATTGTATCAATCGCTTCTGATGCAATACGATTCGGTGATCTCGCTGCATGTATCACAAAAGTTAAGCGGGACCTTTGATGTCTGCCAAAAAGCCGCGGAAAACATCGATCCAAGTCGTATCCATGTGGTGAACTCCAAAACGTTGTCAGGGGCATTCGGGCTCCTGGCTTATGAGACGGCAAGAGAGATAGAGAAGGGGAAATCCTTTGATGAAGTGAAAGAAGCACTTCGTGAGTGGATACCGAAATCGGAAATTCTCGTCAGTGTCAAAACACTGAAGCATATGATCCGCGGGGGACGGGTAAGTCCGCTGCAAGGCAAAGTTGCACGCCTGTTGAACATGAAACCGATCGTCTCCATTGACAGTGAGGGGAATTCCTTACTCTATGGCAAAACGTTCTTCTCCAGTTCGAGCCTCGGAAAAATGTACAAACAAATTCAGTCGATCCATGATCAGCATGGAATTCATGAATACGTTTTGCTGCATGCAGGTTCTCCTGAGATGATGGCGGAATGCCAGGAAGCCATGGAACGCATCACCGGATCGGAACCGCTGTATACGACAAGCGTCTCCCCGGTCATTGGAGGGAATGCAGGAAAAGGTGCCGTCAGCATCGCAATGATTTTAAAAGAGGATAATCTGAGAAACGGCGCTTAA